One Acidimicrobiales bacterium genomic region harbors:
- the cas2 gene encoding CRISPR-associated endonuclease Cas2: MADRTRFLVAYDIRDDGRLRQVAKCVEGYGNRLQYSVFLCDLSAVEMLRLRTELRDVIDHRVDSIAFVELGSPDSRGRHCFDFMGMRPQLPRTGGPTIV; the protein is encoded by the coding sequence ATGGCGGATCGGACCAGGTTCCTTGTCGCCTACGACATCCGCGACGACGGGCGGCTGCGCCAGGTGGCGAAGTGCGTCGAGGGGTACGGAAACCGGCTCCAGTACTCGGTGTTCCTGTGTGACCTGTCGGCGGTCGAGATGTTGCGGCTCCGGACAGAGTTACGCGACGTGATCGATCATCGGGTCGACAGCATTGCGTTCGTGGAACTCGGCTCTCCCGACAGCCGGGGCCGGCACTGTTTCGACTTCATGGGAATGCGTCCGCAGCTCCCGCGAACCGGGGGGCCGACGATCGTGTGA
- the cas1 gene encoding CRISPR-associated endonuclease Cas1, with product MGTIPELVPARMVNEFAYCPRLFFLEWVQARWADNRDTVEGRWHHRAVDREGGRVPSPDDDDDIRRARSVLLSSDELGLVARVDVIEGDADGHVIPVDTKRGHPPDTPAGAWEPERVQVCVQGLLLRDAGYRCDQGVLYFAGARRRVVVDFDDELVDRTLGLLQELRAVAATDSAPPPLVDSPKCPRCSLVGICLPDETNMLSARSEARPRRLMPAASAARPLYVTEQGVYVGKKGGRLEVREDGDVVASVRLIDVSQVSVFGNIQVGTQAIRELFAREIPVCWFSYGGWFAGIAEGLPSKHVELRRRQVIVAGQGGLEIARIVVEGKIRNQRTFLRRNSRDRDDRVLDQLRDLASEAGDAVSVPSLLGIEGTAARLYFDHFPRMLRPEATLPGAPFRFDGRNRRPPLDAVNCLLGYCYSLLVKDLTVTALAVGFDPYLGFYHRPRFGRPALALDLAEEFRSLVADSVVLQVINNGEVGESDFVVRAGGVGLTSGGRKAVLAAYERRLDHEIRHPVFGYRITYRRVFEVQARLLAAHLLGEVPEYVTFVTR from the coding sequence ATGGGTACGATCCCTGAGCTCGTCCCGGCGCGGATGGTGAACGAGTTCGCCTACTGCCCGCGGTTGTTCTTCCTCGAATGGGTTCAGGCCCGTTGGGCCGACAACCGGGACACAGTCGAGGGCCGCTGGCACCACCGGGCTGTCGACCGGGAGGGCGGCCGCGTCCCGTCGCCCGACGATGACGACGACATCCGTCGTGCTCGCTCGGTCCTGTTGTCGTCCGACGAACTCGGCCTGGTCGCGCGGGTTGACGTGATCGAAGGCGACGCCGACGGCCATGTGATCCCCGTGGACACCAAGAGAGGTCATCCACCCGACACGCCCGCGGGTGCCTGGGAACCCGAACGGGTCCAGGTGTGTGTGCAGGGCCTGCTGCTTCGCGATGCCGGATACCGCTGCGACCAAGGCGTCCTCTATTTCGCGGGCGCCCGGCGCCGCGTCGTCGTCGATTTCGACGACGAACTCGTCGATCGGACGCTCGGGCTACTGCAGGAACTACGAGCCGTTGCCGCAACCGATTCAGCGCCACCGCCGCTGGTGGACAGCCCCAAGTGTCCGCGGTGTTCGCTCGTGGGGATCTGCCTGCCCGACGAGACGAACATGCTGTCGGCGCGTTCGGAGGCGAGGCCGCGGCGACTGATGCCGGCTGCGTCCGCGGCCCGGCCGCTCTACGTGACCGAGCAGGGCGTGTACGTCGGCAAGAAGGGGGGCCGGCTCGAGGTCCGAGAGGACGGCGACGTTGTCGCGTCGGTGCGGCTGATCGACGTGTCCCAGGTGTCGGTCTTCGGCAACATCCAGGTCGGGACCCAGGCAATTCGCGAGCTGTTCGCCCGGGAGATCCCCGTCTGTTGGTTCAGCTACGGCGGGTGGTTCGCAGGGATCGCGGAAGGGCTGCCGTCCAAGCACGTCGAGCTGCGGCGGCGCCAGGTGATCGTGGCGGGCCAGGGCGGACTGGAGATCGCGCGGATCGTGGTCGAAGGCAAGATCCGTAACCAACGCACGTTCCTCCGGCGGAATAGCCGAGATCGCGATGACAGGGTTCTCGATCAGCTCCGGGACCTTGCGTCAGAGGCTGGTGACGCCGTGTCGGTTCCGTCGTTGCTCGGGATCGAGGGGACGGCTGCCCGTCTCTACTTCGATCACTTCCCGCGGATGCTGAGGCCGGAGGCGACGTTGCCCGGCGCGCCGTTCCGCTTCGACGGTAGGAACCGACGCCCACCGCTGGATGCCGTCAACTGTCTTCTTGGCTACTGCTATTCGCTGCTCGTCAAGGACCTGACGGTGACGGCGCTGGCTGTCGGTTTCGACCCGTACCTCGGTTTCTACCACCGCCCGCGATTCGGTCGGCCAGCGCTCGCGCTGGACCTCGCCGAGGAGTTCCGGTCTCTCGTTGCGGACTCGGTCGTCCTGCAGGTGATCAACAACGGTGAGGTCGGGGAGAGCGACTTCGTCGTTCGTGCCGGTGGTGTGGGACTCACGTCGGGCGGTCGCAAGGCGGTGCTCGCTGCGTACGAGCGGCGCCTCGATCACGAGATCCGCCACCCGGTATTCGGCTATCGCATCACCTATCGGCGTGTGTTCGAAGTGCAGGCCAGACTCCTGGCTGCGCACCTGCTGGGCGAGGTGCCCGAGTACGTGACGTTCGTAACGAGGTGA